From Thermosipho affectus, a single genomic window includes:
- the galT gene encoding galactose-1-phosphate uridylyltransferase, giving the protein MPEYRKDPVVRRWVIIATERAKRPHDFSVPKEEKKDGFCPFDYGNEHTTPPEVLAFRPDDSEPNSPGWWVRVVPNKFPAVNPNIEVQKYGHGMYDAMTGFGYHEVIIETPDHNSTFALYDDKQAQEVVWAYVKRYNEIEKDERIKYILIFRNHGALGGASLPHPHSQIIAIPSIPKRVLEEMNGSKDYYDYKERCVFCDMISQEKIENRRIIEENEHFIAFAPYASRFPFEIWIIPKEHAHNFGAISEEQIPTFARILRNSLYRIYKVLDNPPYNFVIHTSPTYEEGKIYYHWHVEIMPRLTRVAGFEWGSGFYINPVPPEDAAKYLRNVEI; this is encoded by the coding sequence ATGCCGGAATATAGGAAGGATCCAGTTGTAAGAAGATGGGTTATAATAGCAACTGAACGTGCCAAAAGGCCTCACGATTTTTCAGTTCCAAAGGAAGAAAAAAAGGATGGATTTTGTCCTTTTGACTATGGTAATGAACATACCACACCGCCTGAAGTGTTGGCATTTAGACCAGATGATAGTGAACCAAATTCACCAGGTTGGTGGGTAAGGGTTGTCCCCAATAAATTTCCCGCTGTTAATCCAAATATTGAAGTACAAAAATATGGGCATGGTATGTACGATGCTATGACTGGCTTTGGATACCATGAGGTTATTATAGAAACTCCAGATCACAATAGTACCTTTGCACTTTATGATGACAAACAAGCTCAAGAAGTTGTTTGGGCCTATGTAAAGAGATATAATGAGATAGAAAAAGATGAAAGGATAAAATACATATTGATATTTAGAAATCATGGAGCATTAGGTGGGGCATCTTTACCACATCCTCATAGTCAGATAATTGCAATACCAAGCATTCCAAAAAGAGTGCTAGAAGAAATGAATGGTTCAAAAGATTATTATGATTACAAAGAAAGATGTGTATTTTGTGACATGATATCCCAGGAAAAAATTGAAAATAGGAGAATTATTGAAGAAAATGAGCATTTTATTGCTTTTGCTCCATATGCTTCAAGATTTCCATTTGAGATTTGGATTATTCCAAAAGAACATGCTCATAATTTTGGGGCAATTAGTGAAGAACAAATACCTACATTTGCAAGGATATTGAGAAATAGTTTATATAGGATATATAAGGTTTTAGATAATCCTCCATATAATTTTGTGATACACACTTCACCAACGTATGAAGAGGGAAAGATTTATTACCATTGGCACGTTGAAATAATGCCAAGGCTTACGAGGGTTGCAGGATTCGAATGGGGATCAGGTTTTTATATAAACCCCGTACCACCTGAAGATGCTGCAAAATATTTAAGAAATGTTGAAATATAA
- a CDS encoding cysteine hydrolase family protein, with product MKALIIIDMQNDFAKEGGTLYFKGAENVIPHILRLISNAKKENIPIILTQDWHEENDEEFKIWTKHCVKNTDGAKIIDEILKLIKDYNNVYFIKKTRYSAFYNTNFDKIIKKLNITEVDLAGLVSNICVLFTAEELRNRDIKVNLFKNATNSYDQKLHELSLRLMNEVLKINIREV from the coding sequence ATGAAAGCGCTAATAATAATCGACATGCAAAATGATTTTGCAAAAGAAGGGGGAACTTTATACTTTAAGGGCGCAGAAAATGTTATCCCGCATATTCTAAGGTTAATATCCAATGCAAAAAAAGAAAATATACCCATTATACTAACGCAAGATTGGCATGAAGAAAATGATGAGGAATTTAAAATTTGGACTAAGCATTGTGTGAAAAATACAGATGGTGCTAAAATTATAGATGAAATACTAAAACTAATAAAAGATTACAACAATGTATATTTTATTAAAAAAACTAGATACTCTGCTTTTTACAATACAAATTTTGATAAAATTATCAAAAAATTGAATATCACCGAAGTTGACCTTGCAGGTCTAGTTTCAAATATCTGTGTATTGTTTACCGCCGAAGAATTGAGAAACAGGGATATAAAAGTGAATTTATTTAAAAATGCAACAAATTCCTATGATCAGAAATTACACGAACTTTCTCTTAGGCTCATGAATGAAGTATTGAAAATTAATATAAGAGAGGTGTAA
- a CDS encoding cation diffusion facilitator family transporter, producing MNIKKVTFLAVITNIFLAVIKIITGILFNSIAILADGIDSSTDIITSLVTFFATRLSVKPPDKLHPYGHSKIENIGAKIISFVIFYAGISLFIESTKKFVTKEYFQIIGILPLVVTLISITFKTILFLIEYTYGKKYNSSSLVAEALNMRNDILLSSLVFLGVFLNKLGLEWMDPLVGMVMSAIIIKVAFEIFTENAYVLLDGITPKDTWIYDTIIDVCNSCSGIKNPHKIRVRKIGNVYDINMDIEVDPNMTVKESHNLTKCIKEKLIKITNNKIYDVVIHIEPFENKENEPYGIGGENEENHNHSIND from the coding sequence ATGAATATAAAGAAAGTAACCTTTCTTGCGGTTATAACAAATATATTTTTAGCGGTCATAAAAATTATCACAGGCATATTATTTAACAGCATAGCTATACTTGCAGATGGTATAGATAGCTCTACGGATATCATTACCTCTCTTGTTACCTTCTTTGCGACAAGACTTTCGGTAAAACCACCAGATAAATTACATCCATATGGTCATTCAAAAATAGAAAATATTGGTGCAAAAATAATCTCGTTTGTAATTTTTTATGCAGGTATTTCACTTTTTATAGAAAGTACTAAAAAATTTGTAACAAAAGAGTATTTCCAGATAATAGGTATATTACCATTAGTAGTTACGTTAATATCTATTACATTTAAAACTATTCTTTTTCTAATAGAATACACTTATGGAAAAAAATACAACAGTTCTTCGCTTGTTGCAGAAGCATTAAATATGAGAAATGATATATTGTTATCCTCCCTTGTATTTTTAGGAGTATTTTTAAATAAATTAGGACTTGAATGGATGGATCCTTTGGTTGGAATGGTAATGTCTGCTATAATAATAAAGGTGGCGTTTGAAATTTTCACGGAAAATGCATACGTGCTTCTTGACGGTATTACTCCTAAAGATACGTGGATATACGATACCATAATAGACGTATGCAACAGTTGTAGCGGAATCAAAAATCCTCATAAAATACGAGTTAGAAAAATAGGAAATGTATATGATATAAACATGGATATTGAAGTTGATCCTAATATGACAGTTAAAGAATCACACAACCTTACAAAATGCATAAAAGAAAAATTAATAAAAATTACAAATAATAAAATATACGATGTAGTTATACATATTGAACCATTTGAAAATAAGGAAAATGAACCGTATGGGATCGGGGGGGAAAATGAAGAAAATCATAATCATTCTATTAATGATTAG
- a CDS encoding uracil-xanthine permease family protein, with product MDFESTLGVYQNVNGWKKVILALQHFLAMFGATVLVPLLTGLDPLVALFTAGLGTLTFHFITKKIVPVFLGSSFAYIAPIILVKEKTGDLRYATGGIVVAGAVYLIFSLLIKMIGTEKIKKLFPPVVTGPMIMVIGLSLSPVAIDMASKNWSVAIIVIITIILSTTVFKGLFNLIPILIGIGVGYVFSLITGNVDLTPMKNSAFVSVPKFMLPKFDISSILLIAPVAIATFMEHIGDITTNGAVVEKNFIENPGLHRTLIGDGIATMIAGVLGGPANTTYSENTGILALTKVYDPSVLRLAAIFAIFMSFFSKFGSILQTIPTAVIGGVSLILFGMIASVGLRTIVNEKVDFSKPKNLIVSSLILTLGIGGASFTIGSIELKGLALAAIVGIIANLVIPEKK from the coding sequence ATGGATTTTGAAAGCACATTAGGGGTCTATCAAAATGTAAACGGATGGAAAAAGGTCATTCTAGCCCTTCAGCACTTTTTAGCCATGTTTGGAGCCACCGTTCTTGTTCCACTTCTTACAGGTCTTGACCCACTTGTTGCACTCTTTACAGCTGGTTTGGGAACATTAACATTTCATTTTATTACCAAAAAGATAGTTCCAGTTTTTCTTGGATCAAGTTTTGCATACATTGCTCCAATAATCTTAGTTAAAGAAAAAACGGGAGATTTAAGGTATGCAACTGGGGGTATAGTCGTTGCAGGAGCTGTATATTTAATCTTTTCGCTATTAATAAAAATGATTGGAACTGAAAAAATCAAAAAATTATTTCCGCCCGTAGTTACGGGTCCTATGATTATGGTTATCGGATTAAGTTTGAGTCCTGTGGCAATTGATATGGCATCGAAAAATTGGAGTGTTGCAATAATTGTTATTATAACCATTATCTTGTCCACAACAGTTTTCAAAGGATTATTCAATCTAATACCAATACTAATCGGAATAGGTGTAGGATATGTATTCTCATTAATAACGGGAAATGTGGACCTTACTCCAATGAAAAACTCTGCTTTTGTGTCTGTTCCAAAATTTATGCTTCCAAAGTTTGACATTTCATCAATTCTTCTTATTGCACCTGTAGCAATAGCAACTTTTATGGAGCACATAGGTGATATTACAACTAACGGAGCCGTAGTAGAGAAAAATTTCATAGAAAATCCAGGACTTCACAGAACATTAATTGGTGATGGGATTGCAACAATGATAGCGGGGGTTTTGGGAGGTCCTGCAAATACGACTTACAGCGAAAACACGGGAATTTTGGCTTTGACAAAGGTATATGATCCATCTGTTTTAAGACTTGCCGCAATATTTGCAATATTTATGTCTTTCTTTTCAAAATTTGGTAGCATATTACAGACAATCCCCACTGCGGTTATAGGTGGCGTAAGCTTGATATTATTTGGAATGATTGCGTCAGTTGGATTAAGAACAATAGTTAACGAAAAAGTAGACTTTTCAAAGCCAAAAAATTTAATCGTTTCTTCCTTAATACTTACACTAGGTATCGGTGGTGCAAGTTTTACAATAGGTTCTATAGAACTCAAAGGGCTTGCACTGGCAGCTATTGTTGGAATAATAGCAAACCTTGTAATTCCAGAGAAAAAATAA
- a CDS encoding YitT family protein, producing MAKNIPIKELIREYILSTIGVILTALGLVIFLIPNNIAAGGASGLAIILHSVVPIPVGIWMYIINAVLFLIAFIIIGFDFSYKTIYCTFLLNFFIDFFDRVVKIPTYNGNDLMLAVFFGDILTAIGMAITFSQNASTGGTDIIAKIFNKFFSSPMGTTLLVIDFFIGFMAGVAFDPKIGMYSILAIIINGTTIDFVLKGLELAITVTIISDNNKPIEDFILRNMGRGFTYLKGKGGYTKKDRDIIFVSIRRRELSELMYFIRKVDPNAFVIVNESRYVLGEGFKRNL from the coding sequence ATGGCTAAAAACATTCCTATCAAAGAATTAATCAGAGAATACATTCTATCAACTATCGGGGTAATTTTGACGGCATTGGGACTTGTTATCTTTTTAATTCCAAACAACATAGCAGCAGGTGGAGCATCTGGACTTGCAATAATTTTACACTCTGTTGTACCAATTCCAGTTGGTATTTGGATGTATATAATAAATGCTGTGCTATTTTTAATAGCGTTTATTATAATAGGTTTTGATTTCAGCTATAAAACAATTTACTGTACTTTTCTATTAAACTTCTTTATCGACTTTTTCGACAGGGTTGTAAAAATTCCAACCTATAATGGTAATGATTTGATGCTTGCTGTATTTTTTGGAGATATACTAACTGCCATAGGTATGGCTATAACTTTTTCTCAAAATGCATCAACTGGTGGAACAGATATCATTGCAAAGATATTTAATAAATTCTTTTCAAGTCCAATGGGAACAACACTCCTTGTAATAGACTTCTTTATAGGATTTATGGCAGGTGTTGCTTTTGATCCAAAGATAGGTATGTACTCCATCCTTGCTATAATAATAAATGGTACTACAATTGACTTTGTACTAAAAGGTCTAGAACTTGCAATAACAGTTACAATAATCTCGGATAATAATAAACCCATTGAAGACTTTATCTTAAGAAACATGGGAAGAGGATTCACTTATTTAAAAGGAAAAGGTGGATATACCAAAAAAGATAGAGATATAATATTTGTTTCCATCAGAAGACGTGAACTTAGCGAGTTAATGTACTTTATAAGAAAAGTAGATCCCAATGCTTTTGTCATAGTTAACGAATCAAGATATGTTTTAGGTGAAGGTTTTAAGAGGAATTTGTGA
- the gltX gene encoding glutamate--tRNA ligase — protein MVRLRFAPSPTGYLHVGGARTALFNFLYARKMNGKFILRIEDTDLERSEKEYEKGLINALKWLGLDWDEGPDVGGEYGPYRQSERLDIYHKYAQKLLDEGKAYEVYAYPEEIEQLREKLLSEGKPPHYTREMLEAFATPERIKEYKNKGLKPAIYFSMPRKEYVLNDIVKGEVVFKEGTVGDFAIIRSNGVPIYNFACVIDDYLMKITHVLRGDDHLSNTVKQIALYEAFGWETPNFGHVSMILGPDAKKLSKRHGATSVEEFRDRGYLPQAVVNFLALLGWSHPDGKEIMSLNELINAFSLERLGKNPAIFDPKKLKWMNAEHFRKLDEEVMLDVSKKYLLKFVSKEDIDTNKEWYVRLLKSIKDRVEELSEIPHLVDFFFNEPDVEIQLSNEVKEVYRKLVEELRKIDEWNEKVIFKVFKEAMKNSKVKGKEFYMNLRIVLTGREEGPELVDIVYLLGREKMIKRLEKHLG, from the coding sequence ATGGTTAGACTGAGATTTGCACCAAGTCCAACGGGGTATTTGCACGTAGGCGGTGCAAGAACTGCCCTTTTTAATTTCCTATATGCAAGAAAAATGAATGGGAAGTTTATCTTAAGGATTGAAGATACAGATCTTGAGCGTTCTGAAAAAGAATATGAAAAAGGGTTAATTAACGCATTAAAATGGTTAGGTCTTGACTGGGACGAAGGACCAGATGTAGGAGGAGAATATGGTCCATATAGGCAAAGTGAAAGATTGGATATATACCATAAGTATGCACAGAAATTATTAGATGAGGGAAAAGCATATGAGGTTTATGCATATCCAGAAGAAATAGAGCAACTAAGAGAAAAGCTTTTATCTGAAGGAAAACCGCCACATTATACAAGGGAAATGTTAGAAGCTTTTGCAACTCCAGAGAGAATAAAAGAGTATAAAAATAAAGGATTAAAACCTGCAATTTACTTTTCGATGCCACGTAAAGAATATGTATTAAATGATATTGTAAAAGGAGAAGTGGTGTTCAAAGAGGGAACTGTTGGAGATTTTGCCATAATTAGAAGTAATGGTGTGCCTATTTATAATTTTGCATGTGTGATTGATGATTATTTAATGAAGATTACACATGTTTTAAGGGGAGATGATCATCTCTCAAATACTGTAAAACAAATAGCGTTGTATGAAGCGTTTGGATGGGAAACGCCAAATTTTGGGCATGTGTCTATGATTTTAGGACCAGATGCGAAAAAACTTAGCAAAAGGCATGGAGCAACTTCAGTTGAAGAATTTAGAGATAGAGGATATTTACCACAAGCTGTTGTTAATTTCTTGGCTTTACTTGGATGGTCTCATCCCGATGGAAAAGAAATAATGAGTTTGAACGAGCTTATAAACGCATTTTCATTGGAAAGGTTGGGAAAGAACCCTGCAATTTTTGATCCAAAAAAATTAAAATGGATGAATGCAGAACATTTTAGAAAATTGGATGAAGAGGTAATGTTAGATGTTTCTAAAAAGTATTTGTTAAAGTTTGTAAGTAAAGAAGATATAGATACCAATAAAGAGTGGTATGTAAGATTGTTGAAATCGATAAAGGATAGAGTAGAAGAATTAAGTGAAATACCACATCTTGTTGATTTCTTTTTTAACGAACCAGATGTGGAAATTCAGCTTTCCAATGAAGTAAAGGAAGTTTATAGAAAGTTAGTAGAAGAATTAAGAAAAATTGATGAGTGGAATGAAAAAGTGATATTTAAGGTTTTTAAAGAAGCAATGAAAAATAGTAAAGTAAAGGGGAAAGAATTTTACATGAACCTTCGAATAGTTTTAACCGGTAGAGAAGAAGGACCTGAGTTGGTTGACATTGTATATTTGCTTGGAAGAGAAAAAATGATAAAAAGGTTAGAGAAACATTTGGGGTGA
- a CDS encoding acyltransferase family protein, with the protein MRIKEIDIAKGFLMVLIIFAHSYAPERYVSYVSNVLASFMFISGFLFKEESFSLKLKKIFFNILVPFYFMTTIGYFLYFAINKVLHLTTDVFSTFFDFIIFGYAPIDIPVNVLPLWYLYMFSIAEICFVISVRLKVTYLIPLFSILSTILVNVQTKFFKLEVVFHGLVWFYLGWLFKRKGFNFKVKKPLLLLGISGFLIFLLTGLNGFNDWREANYGNYPLISYVVEFFTLIFVISFSNLVVSRKIEGFFMLFGKFTLFVLGYHIVIPGLFMPLIKDPLLFLEKFWLLNYFIMVSFMYLIIRFVPKRSLYFLSGQFYIKKASG; encoded by the coding sequence ATGCGTATAAAAGAGATAGATATTGCAAAGGGCTTTTTGATGGTTTTAATTATTTTTGCTCATTCGTATGCACCTGAAAGGTATGTTTCTTATGTCTCTAATGTTCTGGCATCTTTTATGTTTATTTCTGGATTTTTATTTAAAGAAGAGTCTTTTTCTTTAAAGTTGAAGAAGATTTTTTTTAATATATTGGTGCCATTTTATTTTATGACGACAATAGGTTATTTTTTGTATTTTGCTATAAACAAAGTTTTACATTTAACAACTGATGTTTTTTCTACGTTTTTTGATTTTATAATTTTTGGATATGCTCCAATAGATATACCTGTAAACGTGTTACCGTTGTGGTATTTATATATGTTTTCAATTGCAGAGATTTGTTTTGTGATATCTGTTAGATTAAAAGTTACCTATTTAATTCCTTTGTTTTCTATTTTATCTACTATTCTAGTTAATGTGCAAACTAAATTCTTTAAATTAGAAGTGGTTTTTCATGGATTGGTATGGTTTTACTTGGGATGGTTATTTAAAAGAAAAGGATTTAACTTTAAAGTAAAAAAACCTCTTTTGTTACTTGGAATTTCCGGATTTTTGATTTTTTTGTTGACGGGTTTGAATGGATTTAACGATTGGAGAGAAGCAAATTATGGAAATTATCCTCTTATTTCATATGTTGTGGAGTTTTTCACTTTGATCTTTGTAATTTCCTTTTCAAATTTAGTTGTTTCAAGGAAAATAGAAGGGTTCTTCATGTTATTTGGTAAGTTTACACTCTTTGTTTTGGGATATCATATTGTGATTCCTGGGCTTTTTATGCCTTTAATAAAGGATCCATTATTATTTTTAGAAAAATTTTGGTTGTTAAATTACTTTATTATGGTTTCTTTTATGTATTTAATAATAAGATTTGTACCAAAAAGATCACTTTATTTTTTGTCAGGACAATTTTATATAAAAAAAGCTTCGGGGTAA
- a CDS encoding tetratricopeptide repeat protein: MKKIIIILLMISIFSFSISKNEIIELSKKNPELSWKKYLEYVLENPTDTSIEKLGKKIKIKIQIKDKENLNFLIKEDINGLRNYLKETSPSTKILNLINFFFPQVESLVKDSIENPKYDSFAENIIFLKITDPKIETKKAAKELTNFFLKYPTMLTYNVVSLFKNKSFSKDLGFNILNYIVQNINNFDEEKYPILNRIVDFSKSIGGTYTSKYLLDLEKYVEILEKINENKIENVNLEKLQINNLSIKKDILLQKISKYNSPHIINKTNNTKNELKPSKSSNTFELFLLIILFGLISSFRIVRFYIFYTLRLKKIAALTYKKIVEKDPMNEEKHLKLAQLYEEAGMYDEALQEYNLIKRIKI; this comes from the coding sequence ATGAAGAAAATCATAATCATTCTATTAATGATTAGTATCTTTTCTTTTTCCATTTCAAAAAATGAAATAATCGAATTATCAAAAAAAAATCCAGAATTATCTTGGAAAAAGTATCTTGAATACGTACTTGAAAACCCAACAGACACATCTATTGAGAAGCTGGGCAAAAAAATAAAGATAAAAATCCAAATAAAAGATAAGGAAAATTTAAACTTTTTAATAAAAGAAGACATTAATGGGTTAAGAAATTATTTAAAAGAAACCTCACCAAGTACAAAGATTTTGAACTTAATAAACTTCTTTTTTCCACAAGTAGAGAGTTTAGTTAAAGATTCCATTGAAAATCCAAAATATGACTCATTTGCAGAAAATATAATATTTCTAAAAATTACAGATCCAAAAATAGAAACTAAAAAAGCGGCAAAGGAGCTTACGAATTTTTTTCTAAAATATCCCACGATGTTAACATACAATGTTGTTTCTTTATTCAAAAATAAATCTTTTTCCAAAGATTTAGGATTTAACATATTAAACTACATCGTACAAAATATTAATAACTTTGATGAGGAAAAATATCCAATCTTAAATAGAATAGTTGATTTCTCAAAAAGTATTGGTGGTACATACACATCAAAGTATTTACTAGATTTAGAAAAATACGTTGAAATTTTGGAAAAAATAAATGAAAATAAGATAGAAAACGTAAACCTAGAAAAATTACAAATAAATAATTTATCAATAAAAAAAGACATTTTGTTGCAAAAAATAAGCAAATACAATTCACCACATATAATTAACAAAACAAATAACACAAAAAATGAACTAAAACCTTCAAAATCTTCAAATACCTTTGAACTATTTCTATTAATTATCCTCTTTGGACTTATTTCCTCGTTCAGAATAGTAAGGTTTTATATCTTTTATACATTAAGACTTAAGAAAATTGCCGCATTAACGTATAAAAAAATAGTAGAAAAAGATCCAATGAATGAAGAAAAGCATTTAAAACTTGCACAACTGTATGAAGAAGCAGGCATGTACGATGAGGCACTACAAGAATATAATTTAATAAAGCGTATAAAAATATAA
- the miaB gene encoding tRNA (N6-isopentenyl adenosine(37)-C2)-methylthiotransferase MiaB, producing MKKIHIKTYGCQMNENDSEIAKFYLEEAGYEITENEKDADIVILNTCVVRKKSEDKFYSHIGELKKQNKIIGVMGCGAEKEKENLFKRGVKFVIGTRAILFVPKAVEKAIKGKKSAYFEDKLDEINYPNILKRNSKHHAWITIIYGCNRFCTYCIVPYTRGREKSRKEESILSEVKNLAKNGIKEITYLGQNVDAYGKDLQDGSSLAKLLNQTTKIEGIERIWFLTSYPTDFSLDIAHEIAKSSKIAKSIHLPVQHGSNKILKKMNRRYTIEEYEELISQIRKIVPDASISSDIIVGFPDETEEDFEKTVELVKKIKFERLNLAIYSPREGTIAWKYFKNNVPRMVKTKRMAYILNLQKQINKKLNEKYLDQTVEIIVETKAKSGLYYGRDIRNKIIAFEGDKSLIGKKILVKIKKTTAGPLYGDLVKII from the coding sequence ATGAAGAAAATTCACATAAAAACATACGGGTGTCAAATGAACGAAAACGACAGCGAAATCGCCAAATTTTACCTTGAAGAAGCAGGTTATGAAATTACCGAAAATGAAAAAGACGCAGATATTGTGATTTTAAACACTTGCGTAGTAAGAAAAAAATCGGAAGATAAATTTTACAGTCATATCGGTGAATTAAAAAAACAAAATAAAATAATCGGAGTTATGGGCTGTGGAGCAGAAAAAGAAAAGGAAAATCTATTTAAAAGAGGAGTAAAATTTGTTATTGGAACACGTGCTATTTTGTTTGTTCCAAAAGCAGTTGAAAAAGCCATTAAAGGAAAAAAAAGTGCATATTTTGAGGACAAGCTCGATGAAATAAACTATCCAAATATTTTGAAGAGAAACTCAAAACATCACGCATGGATAACTATAATATACGGTTGTAACAGGTTTTGTACATATTGTATAGTTCCATACACGCGGGGAAGAGAAAAATCTAGAAAGGAAGAAAGTATTCTTTCTGAAGTTAAAAACCTTGCAAAAAATGGCATAAAAGAAATCACATACTTAGGTCAAAACGTTGATGCATATGGAAAAGACTTACAAGATGGAAGCTCACTTGCAAAGCTTTTAAACCAAACAACAAAAATTGAAGGTATAGAAAGAATATGGTTTTTAACTTCATATCCAACGGATTTTTCACTGGATATAGCACATGAAATAGCAAAGAGCTCAAAAATAGCAAAAAGTATACACCTTCCCGTCCAACACGGAAGTAACAAAATATTAAAAAAGATGAACAGAAGATATACAATAGAAGAATATGAAGAATTAATATCACAAATCAGAAAAATTGTCCCAGACGCTTCAATTTCAAGTGATATTATTGTAGGTTTTCCAGATGAAACAGAAGAAGATTTCGAAAAAACTGTAGAACTTGTTAAAAAAATAAAATTTGAAAGATTAAACCTTGCAATTTATTCTCCAAGAGAAGGTACCATAGCCTGGAAATACTTTAAAAATAACGTTCCAAGAATGGTTAAAACTAAAAGAATGGCTTATATTTTAAACCTTCAAAAACAAATAAACAAAAAATTAAATGAAAAATACCTAGATCAAACTGTAGAAATAATAGTTGAAACAAAAGCAAAATCTGGTCTATATTACGGTAGGGACATAAGAAATAAAATAATTGCTTTTGAAGGTGACAAATCTCTCATTGGAAAAAAGATACTAGTTAAAATCAAAAAAACAACTGCTGGTCCATTGTATGGTGATTTAGTAAAAATTATATAA